The window CTGGATCGGTTCGTGACCGCGCAGAACTCGGGCGGAACCTACCGGCGCGCCCTCAAGGAGCTCCGGGGCGGGTTGAAGCGCACCCACTGGATGTGGTTTGTGTTCCCGCAGATCGCAGGGCTGGGCCAGAGCGCCACGGCGAGGAAATATGCCGTGGCGTCGCTGGATGAGGCCAAGGCGTTTCTGCAGCATCCGGTGCTGGGTCCCCGGCTGCTCGAATGCGCCCGGGCGGTGGCGGGTGTTAAGGGGCGCACGGCGGAACAGATCTTCGGCGGCGTCGATGAGCGGAAGCTGCACTCGTCGATGACTCTCTTTCTACGGGCGGACTCCGGCGAGCGCGTGTTCCAGGAGGTCCTGGCAGAATACTTCGACGGGCTCCCTGATGCGGGCACCGACCGGCTCCTTGGTGCCGCCTAGGGCGTCCCGCTGCTTCTTCCGTCCCACCGTCCTTCCGCCGGGGCCGGACAGGGCTACTCCCCCGGTGCCGCCAGCGCCGTGATCATCCGTTCCATGCGTGCGACGCCGGCGTAGCGCCCGGCGTTGTCCGTCACCAACAGGGGCTCGAACCGGCTGGAAGAGGTCCGCGTCATGGACCGGGCCAATGCCTCGTTCAGCGGTGTGTCAAGGTTCACGCGCATCCCCTGGCTCACCATTCCCAGCCCGGCAGCTGCAGGGCTCAGCACCGAAATCGGCCGGAGTTGATCCCCGATCAGAACCACCAACTGAAGTTCCGGGTTTTCCGCGAAGACGTCCGCGGCGAGCGCGGCAGTGGTGGCAGTCGTGGCGGATTCGAGGACATCGCGAATCACCCCCTTGTGGGTCACCGGCGGCTTCGAGGCGAGGCGGTGTGCCACGTCCAGGTCGATGCCCGCCCAGTCCGGGGCCGGTCTGGCAAGGCAATAGCCCTGAACCAGGGGCACCCCCAGGGACACCAGGGTGTCCAGTTCCTCCAGCCGTTCCACTCCCTCGGCCAGGATCCATGCGTCGACCCGGCCTGCGAAGGTTCCCAGCATCTCAATCAGGGCGCGCTTCGCTTCATCGCGGTCGACGTCCTGGATCAGTTCGCGGTCAATCTTGATCAGCGAAGGACGCAGCGCCAGAAGGTGCCGCAACCCCGCATAGCCAGCGCCGGCGTCGTCGACGGCGATCAGCGCACCGGCCGCGCGCAACTGGTTCAGGTCCGGCTCCAGCCCCACGTAGGAATCGATGGGCGTCTGTTCGGTGAGTTCGACGACAAGGCCGCCGAGGTTCCCCTGGTCCCGCCAGACGCTTCGGATTTCCTCAGTGGTCAGCAGTTCGGGAGAGACGTTGAGGGTCAGGAAGCAGTTCGGCGGCAGGGTGGAGCGGGCCGCGAGCGCAGTCCGCAGCGCCGCCGATTCCAGCTGCGCGGATTTCCCGTGGGCACGGGCGGCCGAGAACCACACCTCGGGGTTCTTTTCGGTGAAGCCCGGGAAACGGGCGAGCGCTTCGTACCCCACCACAGTCCCGCGTGACGTATCAACAATCGGCTGATACGCGGCGGCCAGCCCGTCTCCGCGGCAGGCGGCTGCCAGCAGTTCTTCCCAGTCCGGCCCAGGCGCGGCACCGGGCCCGTCACCGGACGACGGGCCGCCTGCCGCGGGACCGCTCAACTCACCGGAACGATTGCTCGGTGGACCGACTGGACGAGTTCATCCGGCAGGTTCACCAGGCCGTGCGTGGATGCGGCATGCGCGGCAACGTTGACGAGGATTTCATCTTCGGTGCTGCAAACCCATCGGGCTTCACAACCGGGTACTACGTCTCCACAGGCAAACGATTTCACTAAGGCTCCTTAGATTCGACGGTGAACGGCACCAGACTACTGCCTGGCTGGCGGGGACACGGCGACATTCACCTGTCCGCTGGCCGGCGCTTAGGTAATCACTTCTGCGTGGTGGATGCCGCGGGACGATAGCAGGGCAGCGCTACGGGCGCTTCTCCGCGGCAGCAGCAGCCCGGGCTGCCGCCTCAATACTCGCGCGGTGGAGGGCCCATTCCCCTGGCGTCCGGTGCGAGAGGTTGGGGTCACCGGCACTCTGACCGGCAGTTCCGTCGATCAGCTCACGCAGGATATCGGCGTGTCCGAGGTGATGGGCGGTTTCCACGCACATGTGCACCAGTATCTGCTGCAGGGTCACATGCCGGCGCTGCGCATTCCACCATGGCACTTCTCCGACCGCGTCCAGCGGCAGCGCCTCGATCGTGGCATCGCTGTGCCCGGCGGCGAGCCGGTGGAGGTCAATGATCTGTTGCCGGGTCTGGTTTGCGGGCACCCACAGGTCGGCGTCCGGCGCAGCGCCTTCAGCAAGCCACGGCAGTTCCACACCACTTGGCCGGCCGAAGACCTCGCCGAAGTAGCCGAGCTCCACGCTGGCCACGTGCTTGACCAGGCCCAGAAGGTTGGTCCCCGTTGGTGTGATCGGCCTGCGGGCGTCGTATTCGCTCAGTCCGTCGAGTTTTCCGAGCAGGTTGGCGCGCCGTGTCCGCAGGTAGCTGTGCAACGCCGCTTTGTCATCCATGACGGGAACTCTATCGAAGGACTCCCGGACTTCCTCGTCGCCGCCAAGGGGACCTGCGCCGCCGTCGCCCTCAAGAATGCGGGGTATCGACACCGGGAGGGATGCGGCGGAGGACTATCAGGCGCCCGCAGCCGAGGACCCGGCAACGTCAGTCCGGACCCGGGAGAGCGGGTCGACGACGTTCAGCGGACCGGCAAGGGTGCGGGAGACTGGAATCCCCGGATCACGAAGGTAGGACACATTGATTAATCTTCAGCAGGACGCCGAAGGCTTCATCCGCATGAACAGGCACTACCCCGGCAGCACCGTCATCACCGTCACCTTCCGCGATGGATCGTCGGAGGAGTTTTCCGGTCAGCAACTCAACGCCGTCTATGACGAGGCTTTGGCCGCGTTCCGGGCCGGAAACCACCTGGACGCCAAAGGATTCTCCCGGGCGCCGAAAAAGACGGTCCAGCCCGCGCACAAGATCGAGTTCGTCGCGGTGCGCCCCGGGATGAACAAGTAGGCGCGGCCCTTCCATTGACATAGCAGAGCCGGCTAGCTATTCTACAACCAAATGGTTGTAGATCAGCTTTCGGAGACCGGCCTTGACCGCCTGTTCCACGCGTTCGCCGACGCTACCCGGCGGGACATCGTTACGCGGGTGACGGCCGGCGAAGCGTCAGTGTCCAGGCTCGCGGAGCACTACGCCATGAGTTTTGCCGCCGTACAGAAGCACGTGGCGGTATTGGAGCGCGCCTCCCTCGTTACGAAGGAAAAGCGCGGACGAGAGCAGATCGTGCGGGCCCACCACGGGGGCCTTGAGAGGGCTCGACGGCTGCTCGATGAGTACGAGGCCATCTGGCGGCAGCGGGCCGGCCGGATCGCTGAAATTCTCGCAGAGGAATAGGGAGAGTGTCGCCATGACAGTTGTCAGTTCACAGAAGAACGCCGAAGCCCTGAGCATTACCTTCGTCGCCGAGTTCGACGCCGCCGTCGAACGGGTGTGGCAGGTCTGGGAAGACCCTCGCCAGCTGGAGCGCTGGTGGGGCCCTCCCACCTGGCCCGCGACGTTCGAAAGCCACGATTTTGCTTCCGGAGGCAGCGCCAGTTATTACATGACCGGGCCCGACGGCGGGAAGAGCCGTGGTTGGTGGCGGTTCACGGCAATCGAGCCGCCGCACCGCCTTGAGTTCGATGATGGTTTTGCCGACGACAACGGCGATCCGGTCCCCGACATGGGCACGAGTCACGCCGTGATGAGGCTTGAAGCGGTGGACCACCGCACCCGCATGACCATCGTTTCGACCTTTGATTCAGCGGATGCACTGGAAAAGGTTCTCGCCATGGGGATGGAGGAGGGAATGAGGCAGGCGCTCGGCCAGATCGACGCCATCCTCGCCGGTTCGACGGTCGGCTGACCCCGCCCGGGCCGACTAACCCGCAAAAACGCCCCCGTCTTGCTTCACCGGCAGGACGGGGGTGGATTGCGGGTCAGGTCCTAACGACGACCCTAACCGCCGAGGATCTTCGCCTTTTGGGTCGAGAACTCCTCTTCCGTCAGGATCCCTTGCGCCTTCAGGGCTCCGAGTTCCTTGAGCTGCGCGATGGCCTCGTTCGAGATTCCGCCGGCGGCAGGCGGTTGCAGAGGCGGGGCCGCCTCCTGATACACAGCCTGCTGCTGCCCCATCTGCGCCTGGTATGCCTGCTGCTGCTTGGCAGCGATCTCGGCGTCCCTGTCAGCGAACCTCGACGCCTGCCGGCGCTGGACGCGGCCGCTGACCGCTGATGCGGTCCCGGCAACCACTGCGGTCCGTGCCATACCCCTTAGCAGACCCATAATCTCTTTCCTTCCATCGTGTCTTACCGGTCAGGAGACGGGCGGCGCAGCGTCCAGGGCTTCAAGCGCTGCCATCACGTCCGGCGCAGGGATCCGCACGCTCGCCACCAGCTCGCCCCCACCGTCCCGGACGGCAGCCACAAAAGGTGCCGCCCAGATATTCTCGTAGACAATCAGTGCGGCCAGGTTTCCCGGAAGAATCGCAGCCGCCGCTTCCGCGATTTCCTCTTCACCGAGAAGGCCCGAATGCGCACCATCAAAGAATGCGAACGCTTCGGCCGGACCGCCCGGGTCGCTGAGTTCGAGCACTTCGACCGTGCCGGCCTCGTTCTTCGCGACCACGAGGAAATCGAACAGCCGGATAACGCCTTGATCAACGAGCCGCACCAGTTCTTCTCCTGCCCGTTCCGTCAGCCCTTTCATAGGGAACTCGAGGAGCACAAAGTCGACGGGACCGTGGGCCTCTGTCTCCGGAGTGGTTGTCACGGGCTTCTCCGTTCTGTTGTGAGCGAGGCATCGGCGCCCGCCCACTTTCCGACGGCACAGGCCGGGGCCGCAGCCCGCACCCAAATACGGTCGACGCCGGCGCCGCGGGTGGGCGGGATCATTCACCTTGTCGTGCCAGGTGGATCCTGTGACCACTACAGCGCCAATAGGGGGCCGCCGCATCATCCCCTGCGGGTGAGTCCACGCTTCCGGACTGCGTTCCCGGCTGGTGAATGGCCGCTCCCGGGCAAAGAAAAAGCCTCCGGAACCTGGGTTCCGGAGGCTTTTCAAGGGTGGCAGATGAGGGATTCGAACCCCCGTAGGCGTTGCCAGCTGATTTACAGTCAGCCCCCTTTGGCCGCTCGGGTAATCTGCCGAACTTCAAAAGAAGATCACACGCGGTCCCCATGCTCAGAACGCCTGTTTCCAGGACGTTCCGCTTCCGGTAACCGCGGGCAAGACAACTTTACAGAACTTCCGCCGAAGAATCGAATCGGCGCCCGGCAGCCGAGAAAAGCCCGGATGTCAGCCCTCAAACTCAGGACTCACCGAGGATGCGATCGGCGAGTTTTGATTCGAACTTCGCGGCCTGCTCCTGCGTGATCTGGTTCAGCTGCACCGCCCGGGCAAGGTCTTCGTGCACGCCGTCCAGCCGGGATGAGGCATCCGCGGCCGGGCTGAAGATGATCGAGGCCGCCAGCGTTGCGGCCGCGACCGACGTCGCGGCCGCTGCGATGCCGCCGGCCGCTGTCGCGGTGGAGCGGATGACGTACCGGACGGCCTGGTTTGGCATGAGCTGCACCTTTCGAGTGGATCTTCCCGCCCGTGCAACTTTGCCGTCCGTAGCTTCGTACCCGCCCTGACTCAGCTATGAGCGGACTGTGAATCGGGCAGCGCTCCGCCAGCCGTCACATCGCAGGCATCCGTACTAGGCTTGATTGCAGACACCACAGCCCTTTTCCGGCACCCCCCAACCATCAGGAGGACAGTCATGGCAGGCGAATCTACATTCGACGTCGTCAGCAAGGTCGACAAGCAGGAGGTTGCCAACGCGCTGAACCAGGCGCAGAAAGAACTGGTCCAGCGCTACGACTTCAAGGGCGTCGGCGCGGAGGTCGACTTCAGCGGCGAGAAGATCCTCATGAAGGCCAACTCCGAAGAACGTGTGCTTGCGGTCCTGGACGTGCTGCAGTCCAAGCTCATCCGCCGCGGTATTTCGCTGAAATCCCTCGATACGGGCGAGCCGTACCCCTCCGGCAAGGAGTTCCGGCTGGAGTCCACCATCAAGGAGGGCATCGCCCAGGACCTCGCGAAGAAAATCAACAAGCTCATCCGCGACGAAGGTCCCAAATCGGTCAAGTCGCAAATCCAGGGCGACGAGCTCCGGGTGACATCCAAGTCCCGCGACGACCTGCAGGAAACCATGAACCTGCTGAAGGGCTTCGACGAGGCCGACCTGCAGTTCGTGAACTTCCGCAGCTAGCAGTTCATCGCGGCGCAAAGGGCCTCACGCGGAGAAAGAGGGTTGCCGCTACTGGCGTTCCGGTAGCGCCAGCCCTTTTTCGCATCACTGAGCCTCTTACGCACCATGGGAGCAGCCGGGTTCCAGCGTCACCCCCGACGCCGGGACCCGGCTTTTTGCGTCCCGGCGTTTGCGGTTCACGGCGGGGTTGCCACGGCTCGCGTTCGGGCGGCTGCGGCGGCTGCTGGATCTCAACCCGTACCGGCCGGCGCCTGACCGGTGCACACGGACCGCCGGATAATTAGGTCACGTCTTATTTTCGTATTTCGGGGAGTAGGGGCTACCTTTGTTCTTAGGCAACCCTTACTTAGCTACCTTTACCCGAGAGCATCACTATGAGCGCGAACTTCCTGATCGGCCTCCGAGAGGGCCTTGAAGCCGCCATGATCGTGGTCCTGCTGCTGGCCTACCTGGCGCGGACCGGACGAAGGCACCTTGTTCCCCGCATCTGGGCCGGCGTTGGCCTGGCGGTGGCGGTCTCCATCGGTTTCGGTGCCCTCCTGACCTTCGGCCCGCGTGGACTCACCTTCCAGGCCCAAGAGGCGATTGGGGGCAGCCTGTCAATTGCTGCCGTCGCACTCGTCACCTGGATGGTCTTCTGGATGGCCCGCACGTCGCGCACCCTCGGCTCCGATCTCCGCGGCAGGATCGACAAGGTCGCCGACGGCGCCGCCTGGGGCCTCGTCGCCGCCGCTGCCCTGGCCGTGGGCCGGGAAGGACTGGAAACGGCCCTCTTTCTCTGGGCCGCGGCCCAGTCGGCCGGGCAGTCGTCCTCACCACTGCTGGGAGCCATCCTCGGCCTGGCCGCGGCCACCGGGCTCGGCTACCTGCTCCACCGAGGCGCCCTGCGGGTCAATCTGGCCAAGTTCTTCACGTGGACCGGGGCAGCGCTCATCGTGGTGGCCGGCGGTGTCCTGGCGTACGGCATCCATGACCTTCAGGAGGCCGGCCTGCTCCCGGGCCTGCAGTCCCTTGCCTTTGACGTGACGGCGGCGGTGCCGCCCTCGTCCTGGTACGGCACCCTGCTGAAGGGAACGCTCAACTTCTCCCCCGCCACCACCTGGCTTGAGGCCAGCGCCTGGATCCTCTATGTGGTGCCGGTGGTGGGGCTCTACCTTTACTCATACCGCCGCAGCCTCCGCCGCACCCCGGGGGAAACGGCCGTCCCGTCAGTCTCCGCCGCGGCCTGACACCCCAGTCCGCGCCTCTCCGCCCGCACCACCGCCCGCACCCCGAAGGATCCCCATGACTGCCCTCCGCACTTCCCCGCGCCGTTTTCCAGCCCGGCTCGGGATCGCCGCCACCGCGGCGCTGCTACCCTTCACGCTCGCCGCCTGCACCGATAACGCAGCGCCCGCTGCCTCCACGGACGCCGCAGCGATCACCGTTTCCAGCACCAATGGTGCGTGCGCGATCTCGGCAACCGAGGCTCCAAGTGGCAACTTGACCTTCGCCATCAAGAACGACGGCGACCGGGTCACCGAGTTCTACCTCCTCGCCGAGGACGGGCTTCGGATTCTGGCCGAAGTCGAGAACATTGGTCCTGGCATCACCCGCAACCTGGTGGCCACAGTGCCCGCCGGAAAGTACCTCACTGCCTGCAAGCCGGGGATGGAAGGGGACGGCCTCCGTGCCGCGTTCACGGTCACCGGCTCGAACCAGTCCGTCACGGTCGACGACGACGTGCAGAAACTTACTGACACTGCCGCTGCCCAGTACACCGCCTACGTCAAGGACCAGACCGAGCAATTGCTGGCCGGAACCCGTTCTTTCGCCGAGGCGTTCGCTACCGGGGATTCCACGTCCGCCCGTGGGCTGTATGCCTCCACACGCATGCATTGGGAACGGATCGAACCCGTGGCCGAATCCTTCGGCGACCTGGATCCCAAACTTGACCTGCGCGAGGCTGATCTGGAATCCGGGGAAGCCTGGACCGGCTGGCACCGCGCCGAGAAGGATCTCTTCGCCCCGGCAGGCTACACGGCAATGACCAGCGCGGAACGCGCCGCCCTGTCCACGCAACTCGTCGCGGACACTGAGGACCTCTACCAGCGAACGCGCACCCTCACGTTGACGGCGGACAAACTGGGCAACGGAGCCAAGGAACTCCTCGACGAGGTAGCCACCGGCAAGGTGACCGGCGAGGAAGAGATCTGGTCGCATACGGATCTTTGGGACTTCCAGGCGAACGTCGACGGCGCCCGGATCGCCTTTGAGAGCCTTAGCCCCGCCCTTGAGAAGAAAGATCCTGCTCTGGCCGTGGAGCTCGAGACCAAGTTTTCCGCCCTGCAGACCGAACTCACGACCCATGCCCGAGGGGAGCAATTCGCCCTCTACAACGAGCTGACCCCGGAACAGGTCCGGACGCTCGCAGCCCTGGTGGACACCCTGGGCGAACCCCTGTCCCGGCTGACTGCAGCCGTCGTCCTGTGAGTACGGTATCCCGCCGCGGCATCCTGTCCCTGGCCGGAGCCGGCGGTATCGGTGCTGCGGCGGGTCTCGCCGCCGGAATCATCGGCTCGGACGCCGCCGCGGATCACGCCGAGGTGCCGCCGGCCGACACGGTGCCCTTCTACGGCGAGCGCCAGGCCGGCATCACGACCCCCGCCCAGGACAGGCTCCACATGGCGGCCTTCGATGTCCTGACCGAAGACCGCGCCGAGCTCATTACCCTGCTGAAGGACTGGACGGAGGCCGCCGCGGACCTGACGGCCGGCAAGGAAGCCGGAGCCACCGGCGCGGTGAACGGGCCCTATGACGCTCCTCCGGAGGACACCGGAGAAGCGATGGGCCTCGCCGCCGGGCGGCTGACGCTGACCTTTGGTTTCGGTGCCTCCCTCTTCGAGAAGGGTGGCAGTGTCCGCTTCGGGCTGGAAGGCCGCCGGCCCGCGGCCCTTATCGACCTGCCGCATTTCCCCGCCGACCAGCTTCAGGAGCAACGGACCGGCGGGGACCTCGTGGTCCAGGCCTGCTCGGACGATCCCCAGGTGGCCGTCCACGCCATCCGCAATTTGGCGCGCATTGCCTTTGGGAAGGCGCAGGTGCGCTGGTCCCAGCTCGGCTTTGGGCGCACAGCCTCAACCTCGCGCGCCCAGCAGACGCCACGCAACCTGTTCGGTTTTAAGGACGGCACTAACAACGTGAAGTCTGAGGACGCCGGGCTCCTGAACGACCACGTGTGTGTGCCCGCCGGGGCGCGTGTGCCGGAAGCCTGGATGGAGGGCGGCAGCTACCTGGTGGCACGCCGTATCCGGATGCACATTGAGGTCTGGGACCGGACCTCGCTGCGGGAGCAGGAAGGCCTCATCGGCAGGACCAAGTCCGAGGGCGCCCCATTATCCGGCGGGACCGAGTTCACCGCCCCGGACTTTACTGCCAAGGGCCGGGCCGGCGAACCACTGATCGATGCGAGTTCCCATGTGCGGCTGGCGCATCCTTCGCATAACAACGGCGTGCACATGCTGCGCCGCGGCTACAACTACACGGACGGCTCAGATGGACTGGGGCATCTGGACGCCGGGCTCTTCTTTATTGCTTTCGTCCGGGATCCGCGCACCCACTATGTGCCAATGCAACTGGCCATGGCCCGGCAGGACACCCTGGCCGTGGAATATCTGGAACACACAGGTTCCGGCCTGTTTGCCGTCCCCCCGGGTGCGCGGCCCGGCGGCTTCGTGGGCGAGCGACTCTTCGCCAGTTGAGGCGCCGGCGCCGGGCTGTGGGCTCAAACCGACCCAGGACGGCGGCATCGGCTGCTGCGCCGTGGCAGAGAGCTCCCGGACGATCGGGACAAGCTGCGGCGCCTCGGCTTCCGTTACCGGATAGCTACGGTACCGGGTTCCGCGCGTCATACTTCGGGAAGCCTGACTGCCAGTGCGCCGCAGCCCAGGCCACGGCGATGCACAACAGCCCGCCCCACAGCAGTACCCAGCCTTCACTCAGGATTTTAGTCGCACCGCCCGCCAGCATGTCCCCCACCCGCGGGCCGCCCGCCACCACCACGACGAACACGCCCTGCAGTCTGCCGCGCAGGTGGTCCGGTGCTGAGGCTTGCAGGATGGTGGTGCGGAAGACGGCACTGACCGAGTCTGCGATGCCCGCCAGCGCACAGCACAGCGCGGCGGGCAGCAGCCACCACGTCACTCCGCCGGCGCCGGCGTTCCCGGCGAGGACCACCACCAGGCCAAAACCGGCGATGGAAGCTCCCCAACCCATGACCGACCAGACGACGGCGGCTCCCTGCCGCCGTACCGCCCCGAGCGGTCCGGAGAAGAGGCCGGCGAGGAACGCGCCGACGGCGGTGGAAGCCAGCAGGATTCCCACCGTCGTTTCACCGCCGCCGATCATCACGGCGCCGATTGCGGGCAGTAACGCCCGGGGCTGGGCCAAAATCATGGCGACGAGGTCGATGACGAACGTCATCCGCAGGTTGGGGCGTGTGCCCAGAAAGCGGAAACCTTCGAGGACGGACCGCAGCCCGGCCGGCCGCGCGTGTTCGCCGGGCGGCATGGCGGGCAGCCTCAGCAGGACCCACAAGGCGAAAACGAACGTGCCGACGTCGATCGTGTAGGTCCAGGCGAACCCCACGGTGGCCACGAGCAATCCTGCCAGCAGGGGCCCGGCCGTGAGGCTGAGGCCGAAACTGATCATGCTCAGCGCGTTGGCCGCCGGCAGGAGTTCCTTGCGGACCAGCACCGGAATGATGGCGCTGCGGGCCGGCTGGTTGATGGCCTGCGCGCCGCTCTGCACAGCGACCAGGACGTAGAGCAGCCACACATTTCCCAGGTGCAGCCAGGCCTGCAGGGCGAGGCAGACGGTGGTCAGCCACAGCACCGAGGAAGCCAGCAGCGCCACCCTGCGGCGGTCGTGGGCATCCGCGATCGCACCGCCCAGCAGGCCGCCGAAAATCAGCGGGACAAGGGCAAAGATGCTCAGCAAGCCGACGTAGAGGCTGTCCTGGGTGAGCCGGTAAACCTCCAGGCTGACGGCCACCAGGGTCAGCTGGCTCCCCAGGGCTGCGACGGCGGATCCCAGCCACAGGCGACGGAACGCCGGGCTTTCGCGCAAGGGCGTAATGTCCGCCAGATATTTCCCCACCGGGCAACTCTAGTAGGACACTAAGGCAACTAAGTCACACCTTATTGTGAATTGCTAAAAATAAATGCTTGAATGAGGGCATGACGGATTCGGCAGGCACCCACGAGGCATGGGCCGGCGCCCTGCGTGCCCACGGCCGCCGGGTGACCAAACAGCGGCTGGCGGTGCTCACCGCCGTCGAACATCACCCGCATTCCCCGGCCGAGCAGATCCTCGCGGCCGCCCGTCAGGATCTTCCCGAGCTGACCGCCCAGTCGGTCTACGTGGTCCTGGGTGATTTGACCGATCTGCACATGCTGCGCCGCTTCGAACCCCCGCACTCGCCGGCCCTGTATGAGACACGGGTGGGCGATAACCACCACCACGCCGTGTGCATCAGCTGCGGCCGGGTGGAGGACGTCGAATGCGCCGTGGGCCACGCCCCCTGCCTGACCCCGCACTGGGACGCGAACGCCACGCCTATGACCATCCAGATCGCAGACGTGCTGTACCAGGGCGTCTGCCAGGACTGCCAGCGCAGCCAACAACTTCCCGCCGAACGTAAATAAGCACAACAAGAAATAGGAGAACGATGACTCAGAACATTTCTGCGCCCGCAGTGTCCACGACACAGTCCGGTGCCCCGGTCACGTCCGATGCCCACTCGCAGTCCGTCGGCGCCGACGGCGCGATTATCCTCACCGATCACTACCTGATCGAAAAGCTCGCGCAGTTCAACCGTGAGCGCGTGCCGGAGCGTGTAGTCCACGCCAAGGGCGGCGGTGCCTTCGGTACCTTCACGACCACCGAGGACGTTTCCCGCTACACCAAAGCCGCATTGTTCCAGCCGGGCACCGAGACGGACATGCTCATCCGCTTCTCTTCCGTCGCCGGCG is drawn from Micrococcaceae bacterium Sec5.8 and contains these coding sequences:
- a CDS encoding Fur family transcriptional regulator gives rise to the protein MTDSAGTHEAWAGALRAHGRRVTKQRLAVLTAVEHHPHSPAEQILAAARQDLPELTAQSVYVVLGDLTDLHMLRRFEPPHSPALYETRVGDNHHHAVCISCGRVEDVECAVGHAPCLTPHWDANATPMTIQIADVLYQGVCQDCQRSQQLPAERK
- a CDS encoding MFS transporter, giving the protein MGKYLADITPLRESPAFRRLWLGSAVAALGSQLTLVAVSLEVYRLTQDSLYVGLLSIFALVPLIFGGLLGGAIADAHDRRRVALLASSVLWLTTVCLALQAWLHLGNVWLLYVLVAVQSGAQAINQPARSAIIPVLVRKELLPAANALSMISFGLSLTAGPLLAGLLVATVGFAWTYTIDVGTFVFALWVLLRLPAMPPGEHARPAGLRSVLEGFRFLGTRPNLRMTFVIDLVAMILAQPRALLPAIGAVMIGGGETTVGILLASTAVGAFLAGLFSGPLGAVRRQGAAVVWSVMGWGASIAGFGLVVVLAGNAGAGGVTWWLLPAALCCALAGIADSVSAVFRTTILQASAPDHLRGRLQGVFVVVVAGGPRVGDMLAGGATKILSEGWVLLWGGLLCIAVAWAAAHWQSGFPKYDARNPVP